A stretch of the Aphis gossypii isolate Hap1 chromosome 2, ASM2018417v2, whole genome shotgun sequence genome encodes the following:
- the LOC126549940 gene encoding uncharacterized protein LOC126549940 isoform X2 produces the protein MALRDHDYVIPANHEEVGLPAHLLDHDYFRPVVYENNPNEELTDEEVEVLENERVPADEEVLEEEDPEDNPLNQDLSTTSAKPELTGYIWYVKGKKVGYMIIVLVQHR, from the exons ATGGCATTGAGAGATCATGACTATGTCATTCCAGCCAATCACGAAGAAGTCGGTCTCCCAGCTCATTTGTTGGATCATGATTATTTTCGTCCAGTTGTTTACGAGAACAACCCGAATGAAGAACTCACCGATGAAGAAGTAGAAGTACTTGAAAATGAAAGAGTTCCAGCAGATGAAGAAGTGCTTGAAGAAGAAGATCCAGAAGATAATCCTTTGAATCAA gaTTTAAGTACTACAAGCGCGAAGCCAGAATTAACCGGATATATTTGGTATGTGAAAGGCAAAAAAGTCGGGTACATGATTATTGTCCTTGTACAGCATCGGTAA
- the LOC126549940 gene encoding uncharacterized protein LOC126549940 isoform X1, translating to MALRDHDYVIPANHEEVGLPAHLLDHDYFRPVVYENNPNEELTDEEVEVLENERVPADEEVLEEEDPEDNPLNQVPVTYRLIPGVHHGSRVYIDNLGFKYYKREARINRIYLVCERQKSRVHDYCPCTASVSTEPVDNRIRIRNRHNHEPADINLHVPFLREAIGARGIDPENMSVSVRTAYNNAIVQ from the coding sequence ATGGCATTGAGAGATCATGACTATGTCATTCCAGCCAATCACGAAGAAGTCGGTCTCCCAGCTCATTTGTTGGATCATGATTATTTTCGTCCAGTTGTTTACGAGAACAACCCGAATGAAGAACTCACCGATGAAGAAGTAGAAGTACTTGAAAATGAAAGAGTTCCAGCAGATGAAGAAGTGCTTGAAGAAGAAGATCCAGAAGATAATCCTTTGAATCAAGTACCAGTTACTTACAGACTGATCCCGGGGGTTCATCATGGTTCTAGggtttatattgataatttaggaTTTAAGTACTACAAGCGCGAAGCCAGAATTAACCGGATATATTTGGTATGTGAAAGGCAAAAAAGTCGGGTACATGATTATTGTCCTTGTACAGCATCGGTAAGTACAGAACCTGTTGACAATAGAATTAGAATTCGAAATCGACACAACCACGAACCTGCAGATATCAATTTACATGTGCCTTTCTTGAGAGAAGCAATTGGTGCAAGGGGCATTGATCCTGAAAACATGTCTGTTTCAGTTAGGACTGCATACAACAATGCAATTGTTCagtaa
- the LOC114123703 gene encoding uncharacterized protein LOC114123703: MLKIIVMSMVMYIILLIAAKVNCKWKTATPSIHSSRVRSTSEGFTSSCAVIEEGVPVCQDPEEANENFHMLSTTRTPYLNNWFDGVRDDWRSATGSSSRPVSWWWRFIGQLKRNLEKKDQVSSTTMTAVRNDESLIPETIVTYSIKGCSPTVVPFDLSACSNLPPDAPHHVSTTRVIYYVPPSSRIDSYDQTDFDQ, from the exons ATGTTGAA aattattgtaATGTCTATGGTgatgtacataatactattaatagcGGCAAAAGTCAATTGTAAATGGAAAACTGCTACGCCCTCGATACACAGTAGTCGCGTGCGATCAACTTCGGAAGGTTTTACCAGTTCTTGTGCCGTAATCGAAGAAGGCGTTCCAGTGTGCCAAGATCCCGAGGAAGCTAACGAGAATTTTCATATGCT ATCCACTACGCGAACGCCGTACCTGAATAACTGGTTCGACGGAGTTCGGGACGATTGGAGGTCCGCAACAGGAAGTAGTAGTCGTCCTGTAAGCTGGTGGTGGCGTTTCATCGGCCAACTAAAACGGAATCTTGAGAAAAAAGACCAGGTTTCATCAACGACTATGACTGCGGTTCGGAACGACGAGTCCCTGATACCGGAAACAATCGTCACGTACTCGATTAAGGGTTGCAGCCCCACAGTAGTACCGTTCGATTTGTCGGCTTGCAGCAACTTACCACCGGATGCGCCGCACCATGTCAGCACCACGCGGGTAATTTACTACGTGCCACCGTCGTCGAGGATCGACAGTTACGACCAAACCGACTTTGACCAATGA